In Mesotoga sp. Brook.08.105.5.1, a genomic segment contains:
- the secG gene encoding preprotein translocase subunit SecG, translated as MVVLAYALISLHIAISVGLGIAVMLQMSKSAELGGAFGGGASHTMFGRKKGLDTMGKITLGLAIGFMANSILIAFVVSRAFGA; from the coding sequence ATGGTTGTTCTTGCTTATGCACTTATTTCCCTGCACATTGCAATAAGTGTAGGACTTGGAATTGCTGTGATGCTGCAGATGTCTAAGTCTGCAGAGCTCGGTGGAGCTTTCGGAGGTGGTGCTTCCCACACTATGTTTGGAAGAAAGAAAGGTCTGGATACCATGGGAAAGATAACACTTGGTCTTGCCATAGGATTTATGGCAAACAGTATTTTGATTGCATTTGTAGTTTCCAGAGCATTTGGCGCTTAG
- a CDS encoding chromosome segregation protein SMC — protein MNNIDELLERLFEALESDTSDRTDEEKVKQALKTEFSENEREMLMGVLDSLFGEVTKMAENPKNYFFSNEQEKLDKYLAERDKKVDSTDQ, from the coding sequence GTGAATAATATTGACGAGTTATTAGAGAGGCTTTTTGAAGCACTTGAAAGCGACACCAGTGATAGAACAGATGAAGAAAAAGTTAAGCAAGCGCTGAAGACTGAATTCAGTGAAAATGAGCGAGAGATGCTTATGGGCGTATTAGATTCTCTCTTTGGCGAAGTTACGAAAATGGCAGAAAACCCGAAGAATTACTTTTTCAGCAACGAGCAAGAGAAACTGGACAAGTATCTGGCGGAGAGAGACAAAAAAGTTGATTCTACAGACCAATAA
- the tyrS gene encoding tyrosine--tRNA ligase yields the protein MNPEEQFKELSKNHVSLISEEELLGKLKNKRSLRVKLGVDPSRPDLHLGHAVVLRKLRLFQDFGHQVVLIIGDFTARIGDPSGRSKTRPMLSREEAKLNAESYSKQAFRILDRDRTEIRFNSEWLDPMSFEDVIRLSAKYTVARMMERHDFARRYADNEPIGVSEFLYPLAQAYDSVVVKADVEIGGDDQFFNLVVGRKIQEEYGLEAQAILTVPLIEGTDGKLKMSKSYDNYIAFDDSPRDMFGKVMSIPDSLMSKYFRLLTDKSDRELEEIDKKLQDKTVNPRDLKLELAVEITSQFFDREIAESSKEEFINIFRNKELPEEMPEIKLLEDSISIVDLLVSRAKIQSRSEARRLIDQGGVRINDQVLDDIHSVLEISDGDVLRIGKKRFYRLVKC from the coding sequence TTGAACCCTGAAGAACAGTTTAAGGAGCTTTCGAAGAATCATGTTTCACTAATTTCTGAAGAAGAGCTTCTTGGAAAACTTAAGAATAAGCGGTCGTTGAGGGTTAAACTGGGAGTTGATCCATCTAGACCGGACTTACATCTTGGTCATGCGGTGGTCCTGAGGAAGCTTCGTCTCTTTCAGGATTTCGGGCATCAAGTGGTGTTGATCATCGGAGACTTCACTGCGAGGATCGGCGATCCTTCGGGTAGATCAAAGACCAGACCTATGCTTTCAAGAGAAGAAGCGAAATTGAACGCTGAATCCTACAGCAAACAGGCGTTCAGGATTTTGGACAGAGATCGCACCGAGATTAGGTTCAACTCTGAATGGCTTGACCCAATGAGTTTTGAGGATGTGATTCGTCTTTCTGCAAAGTATACTGTGGCCAGAATGATGGAAAGGCATGATTTCGCCAGGAGATACGCTGATAACGAACCAATTGGTGTCTCGGAATTTCTCTATCCTCTTGCGCAAGCTTACGATTCTGTCGTTGTTAAAGCCGATGTAGAGATCGGCGGTGATGATCAATTTTTCAACCTTGTTGTTGGCAGAAAGATACAGGAAGAGTACGGACTTGAGGCTCAGGCAATTCTCACCGTTCCTTTGATCGAAGGGACAGATGGAAAGCTGAAGATGTCGAAAAGCTACGACAATTACATAGCTTTTGATGATTCTCCGAGGGACATGTTTGGCAAGGTTATGTCAATTCCAGACTCGCTGATGTCAAAGTATTTCAGACTGTTAACCGATAAAAGCGATCGGGAGCTTGAGGAGATAGATAAGAAACTCCAAGATAAAACAGTGAATCCAAGAGATCTGAAACTAGAATTGGCTGTGGAGATCACTTCTCAGTTCTTTGATAGAGAGATTGCCGAAAGCTCAAAAGAGGAGTTTATAAACATTTTCCGAAATAAGGAGCTTCCTGAGGAGATGCCGGAAATAAAACTTTTGGAAGACAGTATTTCAATTGTCGATCTTCTCGTTTCTCGTGCTAAGATTCAATCAAGAAGCGAAGCAAGAAGATTGATAGATCAGGGTGGAGTGAGAATAAATGATCAAGTACTAGACGATATCCATTCAGTTCTTGAGATTTCCGATGGTGATGTTCTTAGAATCGGAAAGAAGCGTTTCTATCGCCTTGTTAAGTGCTGA
- a CDS encoding S-layer homology domain-containing protein, with amino-acid sequence MKKLSILALVVVAFAALTLGVEYSDLSENHWAYDSVIKTTSGGLFIGFPDGTFRGTEFATRYQLAMTLARFMDYSDAGDAKLQEVVFSLTKKVAGLSLEISDNKKNLVDLTAELRALEATVASLKQSTVTGDFVSLKTFDDTVAFLYDEIDRLSEEAVGANEGIELINENLKALTGVPSDIEALKNRATDLEVTVKLLGQAIANMKKNETAQEADFAALASRVDVSENVINSLTSDLFALRRGMATKADLADLEARLTGEMPDLEPFVTNEELNDKLSVMYTRILMIQDSIAKMPEVKYYDSEIVKLESAIFDAEEMLEVAFDQVDLNIARLDDLDGKLAEIKADLSTKAMASDVDPIKARVTDLEVTAKMLSNAVMAANKRIAELNYVTPDQLTAKMNFLYKKLGLTEERLKAEIGILGNELSTLRRDVSDNYEMLEVAFDQIDANIAVLDEHADMIASIEGITTSLEGKVGVLEEEVDSLKSITNTMAIQMFKLDRNKADKTALAAAETRISALEENDVALESKISALEEIQKQNVINTNAAIILSFVALAFGAVGLILK; translated from the coding sequence ATGAAGAAGCTTTCTATACTGGCACTTGTCGTTGTTGCTTTTGCAGCCCTAACTCTGGGTGTAGAGTACAGCGATTTGTCAGAGAATCACTGGGCCTACGATAGCGTTATTAAGACGACATCCGGTGGATTGTTCATTGGTTTCCCTGATGGCACATTCAGAGGTACTGAATTTGCTACGCGTTACCAGCTTGCCATGACTCTTGCCAGGTTCATGGATTATTCTGATGCCGGGGATGCTAAACTTCAGGAAGTGGTATTTTCCCTCACTAAGAAAGTTGCGGGACTCTCCCTGGAGATCTCTGACAACAAGAAGAATTTGGTTGACTTAACGGCGGAACTGAGGGCTCTTGAAGCAACTGTCGCATCTCTGAAGCAGAGTACAGTAACAGGGGATTTCGTGTCGCTAAAGACTTTTGACGACACAGTTGCATTTCTTTATGATGAGATCGACAGACTCTCTGAGGAAGCAGTAGGCGCAAATGAGGGTATTGAACTCATTAATGAGAATCTGAAAGCGTTGACAGGCGTTCCCTCGGACATTGAGGCTCTAAAGAATAGGGCCACCGACCTTGAAGTAACGGTTAAGCTCCTCGGACAGGCGATTGCCAACATGAAGAAGAATGAAACTGCTCAAGAAGCAGATTTCGCTGCGCTTGCCTCAAGGGTCGATGTTTCCGAAAATGTTATCAATAGCTTGACTTCTGACCTATTTGCACTAAGGAGAGGGATGGCTACGAAGGCTGACCTTGCCGATTTGGAAGCGAGACTGACGGGCGAAATGCCTGATCTTGAGCCTTTCGTGACCAATGAGGAGTTAAATGACAAGCTTTCGGTAATGTACACGCGGATCCTCATGATTCAGGACAGCATTGCCAAGATGCCCGAAGTCAAGTACTACGACTCAGAGATAGTTAAACTGGAGTCGGCTATCTTTGATGCGGAAGAAATGCTAGAAGTTGCTTTCGATCAGGTTGACTTGAACATTGCAAGACTTGACGACTTGGACGGAAAGCTTGCTGAAATTAAAGCAGATCTCTCAACGAAAGCAATGGCGAGCGATGTCGATCCGATTAAGGCAAGAGTAACGGATCTCGAAGTAACAGCTAAGATGCTTAGCAATGCTGTGATGGCTGCGAATAAGCGGATTGCAGAGTTGAACTATGTGACTCCTGATCAGCTGACAGCAAAAATGAATTTCCTTTACAAGAAACTTGGACTCACAGAAGAGAGACTGAAGGCAGAGATCGGAATTCTCGGTAATGAGCTATCCACGCTGAGAAGGGACGTTTCCGACAACTACGAGATGTTAGAAGTCGCCTTCGATCAGATTGATGCCAACATCGCAGTTCTTGACGAACACGCCGATATGATCGCTTCTATCGAAGGTATAACAACTTCTCTTGAGGGAAAAGTTGGAGTACTCGAGGAAGAAGTCGACAGTCTGAAGAGCATTACCAACACAATGGCCATTCAAATGTTCAAGCTCGACAGGAACAAGGCAGACAAGACTGCTCTTGCGGCTGCAGAAACGAGGATTTCTGCTCTCGAAGAGAACGACGTGGCCTTGGAAAGCAAGATATCGGCTCTGGAAGAGATACAGAAGCAGAATGTGATCAATACAAATGCAGCTATTATTCTTTCTTTTGTGGCACTTGCATTTGGAGCGGTAGGGTTAATCCTGAAATGA
- the sufU gene encoding Fe-S cluster assembly sulfur transfer protein SufU codes for MNFEQLYADFVMHHYKNSMYRGVLPDSTCSVEGSNTSCGDSIIIHLEEGESTIQAVRFEGEGCAISQASASVMAEILEGKTYDEAREIVESFEKMLRGESFNESLIGDALFFQGLKDHPMRVKCVNLPWKTVAKALALIEQKKTGA; via the coding sequence GTGAACTTCGAGCAGCTTTATGCCGACTTCGTAATGCATCACTATAAGAACAGCATGTACAGAGGAGTTCTGCCGGACTCTACATGCAGTGTAGAAGGATCGAATACGTCTTGCGGTGACTCGATCATCATTCATCTCGAAGAAGGCGAATCCACGATTCAGGCAGTGAGATTTGAGGGCGAGGGCTGTGCGATCAGCCAGGCATCGGCTTCAGTCATGGCTGAGATTCTCGAAGGCAAGACTTATGACGAGGCCCGGGAGATAGTTGAGAGTTTTGAAAAGATGTTGCGAGGGGAGAGCTTTAACGAATCGCTGATTGGTGATGCGTTATTCTTTCAGGGACTGAAGGATCACCCGATGAGAGTCAAATGTGTGAATCTGCCCTGGAAGACGGTAGCCAAAGCTCTGGCTTTGATCGAGCAAAAAAAGACCGGTGCATAA
- a CDS encoding tetratricopeptide repeat protein, which produces MKDKTVLIYLPIKPEMAKANNLPVKLPVLAEDLEKIADRDRIELDIIIRGLEAQCKIERDDYYESYLLYYYFEAFKRALNSGAIGESKEYLDKAGKIKKDYRYHFYRGLMFREEARTELAEIELRRSIEMNDEFYIGYFELGRLLQSQEEFDDAIASYLKSIEVSGGQFALPFVAVIDCFISKGEYNEALEIAGKIGKGFPLYSDILLRKGVILNEVQKFALAEETFTESIGSNEDWRSFYNRSFSKARQGKLYEAYEDLKTAYAISGNPDVLYELAINEKNMGMLEDSLSHCRSYYNNTADQKALMFESRVLDMMGEYDVALELLDDTYLELKTLLLLHKYLSEGVIERELVFENTLNESYYRYLRGRFLSKDFSTCNLIESGKINVESLTGLLSELDNAEVTKRISAFSEGTIPKEIREITLAEMGFFTELISLLEAYPSQQEYLSYLMAFLISGSGKTTGIFRTLLYVQRWVLSGLPFRTDSFIDEYLEELKDLSFDFALRIAKLSEYGGTDVDTLEEEANENPEEVTLAILCALEKGTVSEIKTNNDSLGKYIMRLSRSGGE; this is translated from the coding sequence TTGAAGGACAAAACTGTCTTAATCTATCTTCCAATAAAGCCAGAAATGGCAAAGGCGAACAATCTTCCGGTGAAGCTTCCCGTCCTTGCAGAAGATCTGGAGAAAATCGCAGACAGGGACAGGATAGAACTAGACATAATAATCAGGGGACTTGAAGCCCAATGTAAGATCGAACGAGATGACTACTACGAATCCTATCTGCTCTACTACTACTTCGAGGCCTTCAAAAGAGCTTTGAACTCTGGGGCTATCGGGGAATCAAAGGAGTATTTAGATAAGGCAGGCAAGATAAAGAAGGATTACAGATATCACTTCTATCGAGGATTGATGTTTAGGGAAGAGGCAAGAACAGAACTTGCCGAAATCGAACTGAGAAGGTCTATTGAGATGAACGATGAATTCTACATCGGTTACTTTGAACTCGGAAGGCTGCTCCAGTCTCAAGAGGAATTTGATGATGCAATTGCCTCCTACTTGAAATCAATAGAAGTGTCTGGAGGGCAGTTTGCCCTTCCTTTTGTCGCAGTAATTGATTGCTTCATCTCTAAGGGAGAGTACAATGAGGCGTTGGAGATAGCCGGAAAGATAGGAAAGGGATTCCCCCTTTATTCGGATATCCTGCTGAGAAAGGGTGTTATCCTAAACGAAGTTCAAAAGTTTGCCTTGGCAGAAGAGACGTTCACTGAAAGCATCGGTAGTAATGAAGACTGGAGGAGCTTCTACAATCGCTCCTTTTCGAAGGCTAGACAGGGCAAGCTATATGAAGCCTACGAAGACCTAAAGACAGCCTATGCCATAAGCGGGAACCCTGATGTCCTATACGAACTCGCGATCAATGAGAAAAATATGGGAATGCTCGAGGACTCTCTTTCGCATTGCCGAAGTTACTATAACAACACCGCCGATCAAAAAGCTCTGATGTTTGAATCACGTGTGCTTGACATGATGGGCGAGTACGACGTTGCACTCGAGTTGCTCGATGATACTTACCTCGAGCTCAAGACGCTTCTGCTGCTTCATAAGTATTTGTCAGAGGGAGTTATTGAGAGAGAGCTTGTCTTCGAAAACACACTGAATGAGTCTTATTACAGGTACTTGAGAGGACGGTTTCTCAGCAAAGACTTTTCGACTTGTAACTTGATCGAATCGGGAAAGATTAACGTTGAATCTCTTACTGGGTTGCTCTCTGAACTTGACAATGCCGAAGTAACCAAAAGGATCTCTGCGTTCTCTGAAGGAACTATCCCAAAGGAAATCAGGGAGATTACTTTGGCTGAAATGGGTTTCTTCACAGAACTTATCTCTCTACTGGAAGCTTATCCTTCTCAGCAAGAATATCTTTCATACCTTATGGCCTTCCTTATATCTGGAAGTGGCAAGACTACCGGGATATTCAGGACGTTATTGTACGTTCAGAGATGGGTACTCTCGGGCTTGCCCTTCAGAACCGACTCCTTTATAGATGAGTACCTTGAAGAGCTAAAGGATTTGAGTTTCGATTTTGCGCTTAGGATCGCGAAGCTTTCTGAGTATGGCGGAACCGACGTTGATACACTTGAAGAAGAAGCGAACGAGAACCCCGAAGAAGTAACCCTGGCAATTCTCTGTGCGTTAGAGAAAGGCACGGTCAGTGAGATTAAGACTAACAATGATTCGCTAGGTAAGTACATAATGAGGCTTTCTCGATCAGGAGGAGAATAG